The nucleotide sequence GCGGGAGTGGAACCACTCCTCGCCGTCGAAGGTCTGCCCGATCAGCGACGAGCCGACGGTCTCACCGTCGCGCTCGATGACCGAGCCGTCGGCCTGGTCGCCGAAGGCCAGCTGCGAGACGCCGGTGACGGCCAGCGGGTAGGCGATACCGAGGATGACGGTGAACAGGAGCAGGACACGCAGCCCGGCCCAGCTCTGCCGCATCAGTCCAACGAGATTCACAGCAATTCACACTCCACTAGAGGCCGGGGAAGGCCGACACCACGAGGTCGACGAGTTTGATGCCGATGAACGGCACGACGATGCCGCCCAGCCCGTAGACCAGGGCGTTGCGTTGCAGCATCGCCGCTGCCGACAACGGCCGGTACCGGACGCCGCGCAGCGCCAGCGGGATCAGCGCCACGATGATCAGGGCGTTGAAGATGACCGCGGACAGGATCGCCGAGCGCGGCGAGGACAGCGCCATGATGTTCAGCGTGTCCAGCTGCGGGTACACCGCAGCGAACATCGCCGGGATGATGGCGAAGTACTTCGCGACGTCGTTGGCGATCGAGAACGTGGTCAGCGCGCCCCGGGTGATCAGCAACTGCTTGCCGATCTCGACGATCTCGATGAGCTTCGTCGGGTCCGAGTCGAGGTCGACCATGTTGCCGGCCTCTTTGGCCGCCGAGGTGCCGGTGTTCATCGCCACGCCGACGTCGGCCTGGGCCAGCGCGGGCGCGTCGTTGGTGCCGTCACCGGTCATCGCGACCAGCCGGCCACCGGCCTGCTCGCGCTTGATCAGCGCCATCTTGTCCTCGGGCTTGGCCTCGGCGAGGAAGTCGTCGACGCCGGCCTGCTCCGCGATCGCCTTGGCCGTGACCGGGTTGTCGCCGGTGACCATGACGGTGCGGATGCCCATCGCGCGCAGCTCGTCGAACCGCTCGCGCATGCCCTGCTTGACGACGTCGGCCAGGTGGATGACGCCGAGGATGCGCGCCTCTGCGTCGCGCAGCTCGGCCACCACCAGCGGGGTGCCGCCGGCCGCCGCGACCCCGTCGACCAGAGCGTCGACGGCGATGTCCGGGCGGCCGCCGTGGTCGCGGACCCAGGCCAGGACGGCGCCCGCGGCGCCCTTGCGGACCTGGTGGCCGTCGGCGAGGTCGACGCCGGACATCCGGGTCTGCGCGGTGAACTCGACGAACGTCGCGCCCGGCAGCTCGCCGGTGTGCCGCTCGCGCAGCCCGTACCGCTGCTTCGCCAGGACGACGACGGAGCGGCCCTCGGGCGTCTGGTCGGCGAGGCTGGCCAGCTGCGCGGCGTCGGCGAGAGCGTTCTCGTCGACGCCGTCGACCGGCATCAGCTCGACCGCCTGCCGGTTGCCGAACGTGATGGTGCCGGTCTTGTCCAGCAGCAGCACGTTGACGTCGCCGGCGGCCTCGACCGCGCGTCCCGACATCGCCAGCACGTTGCGCTGCACCAGCCGGTCCATCCCGGCGATGCCGATGGCCGACAGCAGCGCGCCGATCGTCGTGGGGATGAGGCAGACCAGCAGGGCCACCAGCACCACCATCGACTGCAGCTCGCCGGAGTAGTCGGCGAACGGCTGCAGCGTCACCACGGCGAGCAGGAACACGATCGTCAGGCTCGCCAGCAGGATGTTCAGCGCGATCTCGTTCGGCGTCTTCTGCCGCGACGCGCCCTCGACCATCGCGATCATCCGGTCGACGAAGCTCTCGCCCGGCTTCGCGGTGATCTTGACGACGATGCGGTCGGACAGCACCTTGGTGCCGCCGGTGACGGCGCTGCGGTCACCGCCGGACTCGCGGATGACCGGCGCCGACTCGCCCGTGATGGCGGACTCGTCGACACTGGCCACGCCCTCGACGACGTCACCGTCGCCGGGGATGACCTCGCCGGCCTCGACGACCACGAGGTCGCCCAGCTTGAGGTCGGAGCTGCTGATGACCTCCTCCCGCGCGTCGAGCCCGCCGGCCAGCTTGCGAGCCGGCGTCTCCTGCTTGGTCGCGCGCAGCGTGGCGGCCTGCGCCCGGCCGCGCCCCTCGGCGACGGCCTCGGCCAGGTTGGCGAAGATCACGGTGATCCACAGCCAGATGGCGATCCACCACGAGAACGAGCTCGGGTCGGTGATGGCCAGCACGGTCGTGAAGACCGCGCCGATCTCGACCACGAACATCACCGGGGACTTGACCATCCGCCGCGGGTCGAGCTTGCGGACGGCGTCCGGCAGCGACGACACCAGCAGCTTCGGGTCGAACAGGCCGGCGCCGATCCGGCTGCCGGACTGATCCGGCTGGGTGGGAACGGCTTCCTCGAGGGCCACTGATTGCTCCAGGTCGGGACTGAGGTTGCTCATGCCAGCGCCACCGCGATGGGCCCGAGCGCCAGCGCCGGGAAGAACGTCAGGCCGGCGACGATGACCACCGTGGCCGAGTGCAGCCCGACGAACAGCGGGCGGTGCGTCGGCAGCGTCCCGGCGGTCACCGGGGTGGGCGTCTGCCGGGCCAGTGCGCCGGCCAGCGCGAGCACCAGCACGATCGTCATGAACCGGCCGACCAGCATGGCCAGGCCCAGCGCCGTGTTGTAGTAATCCGTGTTGGCCGTCAGGCCGGCGAACGCGCTGCCGTTGTTGTTGGCGCCGGACGCGAACGCGTACAGGATCTCGGACAGCCCCTGTGGACCGTCATTGAGCAGCGACGCTCTGGTGGTGTCGAACGATGCCGCGATGGCCGCGCCGATGAGCAGCGCGAACGGCATCGCCAGGATGTACAGGGCGACCATCGAGATCTCGTAGCGGCCGATCTTCTTGCCCAGGTACTCCGGCGTCCGCCCGACCATCAGACCGGCCAGGAAGACGGCGAGGATGGCCAGCACGACCATGCCGTAGAGACCACTGCCCACACCACCGGGCGAGACCTCGCCCAGCATCATGTTGAGCATGACCACGCCGCCGCCGGCTCCGGTGTAGCTGCCGTGCATGGAGTTGACGGCGCCGGTGGAGGTGCCGGTGGTCGAGTTCGCGAACAAGGCCGACGCCCAGACGTCGAACCGGACCTCCTTGCCCTCGAACGACGACCCGACCGCCTGTGTAACGGTGCCGGCGTGGTTGACCTCGGCCGCGGTGACCGCGACCAGCGCGGCACCCCACAGCACGGCCATCGCCGCGAGCACCGCATAGCCCTGGCGCTTGTCCTTCACCAGGACGCCGTACGCGCGGGGCAGCGCGACCGGGATCATCAGCAGCAGGAGGATCTCCAGCAGGTTGGTGAACGCGTTCGGGTTCTCGAACGGGTGCGCGGAGTTGACGTTGAAGAAGCCGCCGCCGTTGGTGCCCAGCAGCTTGATGGCCTCCTGCGAGGCCACCGGCCCGCCGAGCATCGACTGCACCGCGCCGGTCAGCGTCGTGAACTCGCGCGTGTCGTGGAAGTTCTGGATGACACCGCCGGCCACCAGCACCAGCGCGAACAGGAACGCGATCGGCAGCAGGATGCGGATGACGCCGCGGGTGAGGTCGACCCAGAAGTTGCCGAGCCGGTCGGTGCGGTGCCGCGTCAACCCGCGGATCAGGGCGATCGCGACCGCGAGACCGACGCCCGCGGACAGGAAGTTCTGGACGGCGAGGCCGGCCATCTGCGCGGTGTAGCCGAGCGTGGCCTCACCGGCGTAGGACTGCCAGTTCGTGTTCGCGACGAACGACGTCGCGGTGTTGAAGGCCAGGTCCGGCGCCATGCCGTCGAAGCCGAGCGACATCGGCAGCACGTCCTGCAGCCGCAGGATCGCGTAGAGCAGCAGCACGGAGACCGCGGAGAAGCCCAGCACCGAGAGCAGGTACGTGCTCCAGCGCTGGTCCGCTTCGGGGTCGACCCGGACGATCCGATAGAAGGCGCGTTCCACGGCGAGGTGCTTGGTCGACGTGAACACGCGCGCCATGTAGTCGCCCAGTGGCCGGAAGACCACGGCGAGCAGGACGAGGAGAAGAGCGATCTGCAGCAGACCCGCTGCGGTGGCACTCATCAGAAGCGCTCCGGGAAGAGCAGCGCCGCCAGCAGGTAGCCGAC is from Jiangella alkaliphila and encodes:
- the kdpB gene encoding potassium-transporting ATPase subunit KdpB — its product is MSNLSPDLEQSVALEEAVPTQPDQSGSRIGAGLFDPKLLVSSLPDAVRKLDPRRMVKSPVMFVVEIGAVFTTVLAITDPSSFSWWIAIWLWITVIFANLAEAVAEGRGRAQAATLRATKQETPARKLAGGLDAREEVISSSDLKLGDLVVVEAGEVIPGDGDVVEGVASVDESAITGESAPVIRESGGDRSAVTGGTKVLSDRIVVKITAKPGESFVDRMIAMVEGASRQKTPNEIALNILLASLTIVFLLAVVTLQPFADYSGELQSMVVLVALLVCLIPTTIGALLSAIGIAGMDRLVQRNVLAMSGRAVEAAGDVNVLLLDKTGTITFGNRQAVELMPVDGVDENALADAAQLASLADQTPEGRSVVVLAKQRYGLRERHTGELPGATFVEFTAQTRMSGVDLADGHQVRKGAAGAVLAWVRDHGGRPDIAVDALVDGVAAAGGTPLVVAELRDAEARILGVIHLADVVKQGMRERFDELRAMGIRTVMVTGDNPVTAKAIAEQAGVDDFLAEAKPEDKMALIKREQAGGRLVAMTGDGTNDAPALAQADVGVAMNTGTSAAKEAGNMVDLDSDPTKLIEIVEIGKQLLITRGALTTFSIANDVAKYFAIIPAMFAAVYPQLDTLNIMALSSPRSAILSAVIFNALIIVALIPLALRGVRYRPLSAAAMLQRNALVYGLGGIVVPFIGIKLVDLVVSAFPGL
- the kdpA gene encoding potassium-transporting ATPase subunit KdpA produces the protein MSATAAGLLQIALLLVLLAVVFRPLGDYMARVFTSTKHLAVERAFYRIVRVDPEADQRWSTYLLSVLGFSAVSVLLLYAILRLQDVLPMSLGFDGMAPDLAFNTATSFVANTNWQSYAGEATLGYTAQMAGLAVQNFLSAGVGLAVAIALIRGLTRHRTDRLGNFWVDLTRGVIRILLPIAFLFALVLVAGGVIQNFHDTREFTTLTGAVQSMLGGPVASQEAIKLLGTNGGGFFNVNSAHPFENPNAFTNLLEILLLLMIPVALPRAYGVLVKDKRQGYAVLAAMAVLWGAALVAVTAAEVNHAGTVTQAVGSSFEGKEVRFDVWASALFANSTTGTSTGAVNSMHGSYTGAGGGVVMLNMMLGEVSPGGVGSGLYGMVVLAILAVFLAGLMVGRTPEYLGKKIGRYEISMVALYILAMPFALLIGAAIAASFDTTRASLLNDGPQGLSEILYAFASGANNNGSAFAGLTANTDYYNTALGLAMLVGRFMTIVLVLALAGALARQTPTPVTAGTLPTHRPLFVGLHSATVVIVAGLTFFPALALGPIAVALA
- the kdpF gene encoding K(+)-transporting ATPase subunit F; the encoded protein is MTAENVVGLIVAVLLVGYLLAALLFPERF